GGCCAACCCAGACTCGCCCTCCCGCTCAAACCGCTGCCGCCGTATGCAGTGACTGCCGAGAGGTTCCGTACCGCGCTGCCACCTCCCCAACCGGAGAACCGCCCAACACCTCACACACCGCCCGGTAGCGGTACTCCACCAGCACCTCGGACTCCACGCGGCCCCTCGCCCCTCACCAACGATCAACGGACCGCCGAAGAAGGTCACTTACGCCGGAGACCGTCAAGAATCTCCCGATAACGATCGGTCAAGGATGTCCAGAGACCGCACACCGACAGCGGCAGGCGGGTTGGTGTTCGTCCCAGGCCAGGGTTCGGGCGCTTCGCCTCCGCCATGGTGCAAACGCGCGAACTGCCCCGCTACTCACAGCAGCCTTCACAGCTTAAGCTCATCGTCATCGTGCCTACGTTCTGGCGGGCGGCGAAGAAGCTGGGAAGCAGGTAGTTGCAGGCCGGGCGGGGCCAGTCCTAGCTAATGCGCTCAGGCGGCAAGCGCCTCGGCGCCGGGGAGATCGAACTCCCCGTTGCAGACGCCTGCGACGAACGCAGACCACTCGCCCGGAGTGTACGACAGGGTCTTGTTCGGAGTACGCAGTGCTCGAAGGCTTGCTCCACCGTCTGCATCGATCGTGATCTGTATTACTGTGCTTGTGCCAGCCGGTGCATCCCCAGCCACTTCGTCCAGAAACGTTGCCCAATGACGGGCGGCGATGGTCAGAATCGGGCCGGCACCGCAGTCCTTGCTGTCGCGGATGTGGATGAGATCGGTGTCGAAGAATACCTCGACGCACTGATTGCCGTCCGGGTTGCTGAAGGTGCTCTTGAACCACGCTCCGACGACGCTACTACGGCGAGTTGTGCTGGTGTTGTTGGAGGTCATCTCCGCTGCTGTCCTTCGTGTGTGTCCTGCTTCGTCAGTTGCGAGGTCATAGGGTTCCGGCGAGATCAAGTAGGAAGCGACGCGTCTGCTCCGGGCCTGAGGCTGCGGCTTTCTGCTGCTCCCACAAGGTCAGATACCGGGTCGTTCGCTTGGTGTCGTCCACGTACGTCCCACCATCGTGTTGTTCCAGGTAAACGATACTGACCGGTGGCTTAGTGTCGTAGCCGAAGATGGTGTAGTCGTGCCCTTGGCCCATGTAGTAGCCGGTGCTGAACGGCACGATCTGTAGCTCGACGTTCGGCCGATCCAGGGCCTCGACAAGCCACAGGACCTGCTCTTTGACGATCTCCGCACTGCCGGTGATGCGGCGCAGGGCGGCCTCGTCGATGATGAACCAGAACTGCTGGTCGGTGTTGTCGAGTACCCGTTGCCGCGCTAGCCGATCGGTGGTGTCGCGGTCGATCTGATCCCGACTTGGCGAGGGGCGCCAAGCCCGGAATAGCGTGCGCATGTACTGCTCGGTCTGCAGCAGGCCGGGCACGACCAGAGCCTGATACGAGAAGAAGCGCTGGCAACTTGGTTCCATATCGACCAGTAACCGCATGTGCTGGCGAAACCGCGTGCTGAAGGCCCCGCGCTTGGTCCGGCGGTTGCCTTCGGCCTGCAGATCCCTCACGTACGCCTGTTCGGCCTCGCTGGTTCCGTAGCGTTCCAGCAGCGCATCCAACTCCTTCGGCCGGATGCCACTGCCAGACTCGACATGCGCGATCTTCTGCTGGGTGCAGCGCAAGATCTCCGCCGCATCGTCCTGCGTCAACCCAGCATCGACGCGCTGCCTGGCGAGTTCATTACCCAACACGATCTTCATCACCGCTGGTGGGAGCTGTTGCTGGGCCACGCCTACCTCCAAATCGCAACCAGCTTGATCACGCATAGCACAGGCCGATTCACTCGTTTGTGCGTGTACTCAACTTGAGTACACTAGTTACGGTCTAGACAAGCCGTACTCCGGGCCACCAAGCCTGCGAGGTCGAGTCTATGAGTACACAAGTTACGAGCTTAGTCGACGAGGAGCACGGCCATGGTGGCGCACCCCATCGGTGTCCCTGCCCAGTACTAATGCCGCTGGGCCTCCCGAGTCACCGGCCTAAGCACGCTCGGCCCGCTTCACCCCAGCGTGACCAACGCGCCGAGTTGCTGCCAGCAGCGAGTGGCGCTTCGTCCAGGTCCCACGACAACTCCGCGCGCTACGCGCCGTCGTTTATCTGTGGCGTGGCTCCGGCTCTCCAAACGTCCTGCCCGATCCGCTGCCTCGCCGACGGTTCCTCGAGTGGAGCGGTCAGGACTGGACCATGGCGGCCCCGCCGGGGCCCCGTGGCATCTACGACCTCCGGTGGGCAAGCGTTGCCCGCGACCGCCGCCTGATTCCACCGCAGCTTCGAAGGCGCCCCACCCAAAGGAGACCGGGGAGTCGAGATGTGGCCTTTCAGCCGACGAGGGCAGACGACGCCGAAAGCGATCCTCAGCGAAGCCGTGCGGTGCAGAGACGAGCGTGGGCACAGCACCGCGGCAACGGGCGGAGTGAGCGAGAAAGGGCAGGTCACGCTGACCGTGCCGGTCGGCGGGACCGTGGTATTCAGCAGGCTTCAGGTCGGCGTTCTGCGGGCACGGTTGACGGCCGCTGCGGTCTGGGCTGATCGGACGTTCTGCCGATGATGCGCAGGCGGAGGGGGCATGTTGGCGACACGGTCGGAGATGGCGGCCTGTTCTTGGCGCTGGGTGGTGGGCTGCTGTGCTTTCTCGCGCTGCTCGGCGTGTCCACCCTGACGGGAGCGTGGGTCGGCCGGAGCCTCCTGGAAATAGGCCTGATCGTGCCGCTGGCGCTGGTCGTGCTGGTGCTCGTGCTGACAAGCCGGGACAGGCCATGAACACGCGTCGGCTCCTGTTCCTGGCGGACGCGTTGATCGACGCCGACGACTCGGCCACCAGCGGGTTCATCTGCCCGGTTCCGTGCGAACGGTTCGGTGACGGCCGGATCTCGCTGTGGCCGCGACCACGGGTTCGGCTGAATCCGTCCGGCTACCCGATCGCGCTGGAACTCGACCTCCGCACCTGGCTGGTCACCTACCACGGGGAGCGGACCGGTACGGGTGGGCTCACGCTGCCGATCGAGTGCCAGCATCGACCAGCCGCCGCCGACGTCGCCGAGACCTTCCTGGACCACCTGGCCAAGCGCCGGGTGTTCCCCAACCATCCGGAACACCTGGCCCAATGGTGCGCCTGGTGGTGCGAGAACTACGCCTACGCCCGGCCCATGAGGGCCGAGCGGTGACCGCGCCGCCTCGGTGCCGCGCTCACCCGGCGGGCGGGCCCGAGCCGCGCGGACCCGAGGACGCTGCGCTGATCACCGCCGTCCGCCGCGGGAGGGCCAGCGCCTACGGGCAGCTGTACGAGCGGCACGTGGCCACGGCCTACCACCTGGCGCACCAGCTGACCAGGTCACCGGCCGACGCCGACGACGTGGTGGCCGAGGCGTTCGCGAAGGTGTGGGACGCCCTACGAGCTGGGAAGGGACCGCACTCGGCGTTTCGTGCGTACTTGCTGACCACGTTGCGGCACACCACCTACGACAAGACGCGCAAGAACCGCAGAATCGACCTCGCCGAAGACATGACCGAACTCGGTCGCCTCGCCGCCGGGGCATTGACCGTACCGTTCTCGGACCCCACGGTGGCCAACCTGGAACGCACGCTGGCGGCAAAGGCGTTCGCCAGGCTGCCTGAACGTTGGCAAGCGGTCCTGTGGCACACCGAGGTCAAGCAACAGTCTCCTGCCGAGGTCGCGCCGCTGCTCGGGCTCACCGCGAATGGGGTGTCCGCGCTGGGATACCGGGCACGTGAAGGCTTGCGCCAGGCATACCTCCAAGTGCACCTCGCCGACACCGCCCCAGCCCGGTGCCGGGCCACCGCCGACCGGCTCGGCGCCTGGACGCGGGGTGGCCTGGCCAAACGCGAACGCGCCCAGGTAAAGGCACATTTGGATCACTGCGCCCGGTGCCGGACCCGCGCCGCCGACCTAGACAACGTCAACGCCACGTTCCGTCACGCCGGGCGCCGCCCCACATGATCGAACGGACTTCCTGCGGGTTAAGCCGGTCACGGTCCCGGCTGGATGAGAACCACGGCGAGTGCACCAGCCAGAAGGAAGGGACCGAGGGGGACGTCGCTGCCCGGCTCCAGCCGTCGAGCGGCGCGGAGCGCCAGCAGTGCGATGGCCGCCGTGAGCCAGCCCAGCAGTGTTCCCACCAGCACGGCCGTCCACCCGGCCCAGCCCAGCGCAATGCCCAGCAAGCCGCCAAGCCGGAGATCCCCGCCACCCATCTGGCCCGGTCGGAGGAAGTAGATAGCGCCGTAGAACGCGAGGAGCACGAGCATGCCCGCAGCGGAGCGGATGAGCGGGTACGCGTCGCGGCTGACGATGGCCGCCGCGCCGAAAAGTGCGGCCAGGATGACTCCGGCGGGCCAGAGCAGCTTGGTGGGCAGTTGGCGGGAGGTCCAATCGATCACGGCTAGCGGGACGCTGGCCGCTGCGAGCCAGGAGTATGCGAACAGGTGGGGCTCAGTGCCGGTACGCCAGGCGAGCGTTGCGAACAGGGCTGCGGTAATCAGCTCCGGTAGGGCTGGTGGCGCGAGTCGGCCTGTCCCCTCCGGAAGGAGTGAACCCCGCTCGACGATGACGCGCAGACCACCGCCAACGACGAGACCGACCAGGCCCCACCCAGCGATGCCGGCTGCGTTCATGGTCCCGCCGGTGCCTTCGACGAACGATTCGCAAGAGTGACAGAACCATTCATCGTGTACCCCCTGCAGCTGCTGATTACGAAATCTGGTGCAACGAACCTACGATTCAACACTCTTGGACACGCCGCGATTAGACCGTTTGAGTGAACTTCGGTCCATTTGCCCTGTTCCGACACCTGTGTCCCTGCATAGGGACATTGCAGTCTCCTGGGGGTAACCGGGTAGAGGTGATATGTACCACAGTTAGATCGAAGGGAATTTTCGCGGATCCGAGGGGGGCACGTGGTCGACGGCAAGGTATGCGGTCGCAATGGCCAGTACAGGGCGGGACTGGTTGCTGCCGGACTCACGGCGCTGGCGTTGGCGGCTTGCAGCTCGAACTCGTCTTCGGCACCTGAGAGCACGGCTGGAGTGACAACTCCTCCACCGTCGAGCAGTGCATCCCCATCACCGGCCTCTCCCGCCGATCGTGCACGTCAGCAGGCGACGGCCGCTTACACGGGGATGTGGCAGCAGATGGCCAAAGCCGGCGAGACCTCGGACTGGCAGTCACCCGAACTCGCGAAGTACGCGACCGGCGATGCGCTCGGGGTGATCAACCGCAGCCTGTACACCGACCACCTCAATGGCGTCGTGTCCAAGGGCGCGCCAACGCACAACCCCCAGGTGTCCGAAATGAACCCGACCGACAATCCGACCACGGTCATGATCTCGGACTGCAGCGACAGCTCGAACTGGCTGAAGTACAAGGACGGCCAGTTGCTCGACGACACACCGGGCGGACGGCGCTCGATCACCGCAGAAGTCAAGAAGCAGCAGGACGGCACGTGGAGGGTCACCCGATTCGCCGTGGAGGGGGTGGGCTCGTGTTGAAACGTGTAGGAGTCGTGGTGGGTTTCTCCGCGGTCGTGATGGTGGCGAGCTCGCTTCCGGCGTTCGCCGACGACGGGTTCGGGTTCACCGACTGCAGCCAGTACCCCAACCCCGGCTGCGAGCTCGGCGCGGGCAAGTACCCCCGGCCTGGGGCCAGTAACCACGGCAGCGGCGACACGAAGCCGGGCGCCCCTGGGAGGAGTAGGCCCGATACCGGGCGGGCCCAAGCCAACGGCGACACGATCATCGGCGGGAACACCAACCTGGCCCAGTGCGGGTACGAGCGCAGTGGGTATCAGGGCCCGCCACCCGGAGGCGCGCAAGCGGCGTCCTTCACCGTCCCGTCCAGATCCGGCGTAATCACCGCGATTCCTGTCGTGTATCAGTCGCGGAACAAGCCAGCCAGCGTGCAGTTCGCGGCTACGGCGCCGCGGCTCGCGCAGGATCAGCCGACGTCGGGCGCCTGGTACGTCTACAAGTGCACTGGGCCTGGATTCCGCGACGCCCTGTACCGGCCGCCGGTTTGGATCGCGGATGGACAGCCCGGTCCGGCGCCGCTGCCGTCTCCAGCCGAACTCGCGGCGCAAGCTCGGAACCAGTTGCGGCTGCCCACTCCGAAGATCAAGGCGAACCCGGCCGGGGACCAGTTGGTCAACCTGCCGACCTGGTTGTGGTTGGACCGCAGCAGTTGGGGTGACGTCTCGGCCACGGCGTCCGTGCCGGGTGTCTCGGTGACCGCTGTCGCGAAGCCGACTTCGGTGACCTGGTCGATGGGTGATGGCGGTTCGGTGACTTGCACCGGTCCGGGCTCCCCGTTCCCTGCCGGGGGTGACCCGAAGAGCGCTTCGCCGGATTGCGGCTACACCTACCGCATCTCGTCGGCCGGGCAACGCGGCGAGGCATTCCCGGTAACCGCCACCGTGGCCTGGACAGTGACCTGGTCGGGGGCCGGCCAGGGCGGAACGTTCCCGAACATGACCACGACCGGCAGCGCGGCCTTCCGCGTAGCGGAGAGCCAGGGAATCGCGACCGGCTGAGCCCAAGCCCCTCGCCCGATGAAGGCGAGCGTGCACAACGAAACACCCTGTTACGGAGGGCCCGTCGACCACATCGGATCGACGGCGCCGCGATGGCTTTGTGCTGAAGGAGGTCCGGTGGTGACCACTACCGCGGATTCGACCAGCACCGGCACGACGACGGACCGAACGTCGCCCAATGCCTGGGCTGGCCGTGACGGCAAGGCTCCTTCGCGGCTGAGCGGCGGGGGCCGGCGGCGCAGCGTTCCGTACCTGCTGCTCGGTGTCCTGCTGGTCGTGGCGTGCTCGGCCGGGGGTGTGTTCGCCGGGATGCAGTTGGGCGACAGGGAAAGCGTATTGGCGTTGGCTCGTCCCGTTGCGGTGGGCCACATGCTGACTGCGCAGGACCTCAAGGAGGTCAGCATGGCGTCAGACTCCGAAATGGATGTGATGCCGGTATCGTCGGCATCCGCAGTGGTGGGAAAGCCGGTCGCGTTCAGCCTGCCCGCCGGTTCGTTGCTGACACGCTCCGTCCTCGGGACCCCGCAAATTCCTGCGCGGGGAAAGGCAATTGCCGCCGTTGGGCTGAAGTCGGGCCAATTCCCGCCCGACCTGTTGCCCGGAACCACCGTCGCGGTGCTTACCACACCGGGCCAGGGCACGACTACAGGAACTTCGACCGGTGAGACTTCGTCGTGGATCGCGGTGGTGACCGGTATCGCCACGCGCGAGACTGAACAGACCACTGTGGTGTCCCTGCAACTGTCTGAATCGGACGCTCGGGCATTGGCCTCTGCTCCGGCGGGTCAACTCAGCCTGGTGACGATCGCGGGAGGTGGTCGCTAATGCTCATCGCAGTCTGTTCACTCAAGGGCTCGCCCGGCGTCACCACGTTGGCGACCGCGCTCGGCGCGCGATGGCCAGGACAGGAGAACCCGATCGTGGTCGAGGCCGACCCCGCCGGCGGCGACCTGATGGCCCGCTTCCGGCTGCCGGAATCACCGGGTCTGGTCAGCCTGGCCGCCGCGGCACGGGGCCGCGGCGGCACCGACCCGAACCTGCTCGCCCAGCACACGCAACTTCTGCCCGGTGGCTTGCGCGTGGTGCTCGGGCCGGTCGGCGCCGAGCAGGCCCGCGCCGCGTTGTCGGTGCTGGCCGTAGGAGCCTCGTCCCCGCTGCGCTGGGCGGCCGACCAGCTGGGAACCGCGGTCATTGTCGACTGCGGCCGAGCGGATCCTGGCTCACCCACGTTCCCGATCATCCGCAGCGCCGACGCGATGCTGTTGGTCGCCCGCCCGCACGATGATGAGCTCGCGCATGTCGCGCTCAAGCTGCGAGCCGCTCAGCAGTGGTCCCGCAAGCCGTGCCTCGTACTCGTCGGCGACGGCTACCCGACCGCGGAGGTCTCCCAGGTCCTCGGGATCCCGGTGATGGGTCGGATCCCTCGCGACGACAAGGGCGCCGCAGTGTTGTGCGGGCAGGGAAACGGCCGGCACGGCCCGGCGAGGTCCACGCTCGGACGCGCCGCCGCCAAGATCGCGCTGAACGCCTACGCACACTGGCATGCCACCAACAATCCCGGCGGCACCCGCGGCCCATACCTGCGACAGGCAGTGCCGAGCGAGCCGGTCTCGGGTGCGGCCCTGCAGCCCCTCGGACCGCAGACCCGAAACGGCGCGACCCCATGAGCCGGCCCGGACTCGGCGGCGTACGCTGGACAACCACGCCGAACGGAGCTCGACCGCAACCTCCTTCGGCGAACCTGCCCGGCCCGGCCGAGGTTCCGAATCGGCCCGCGGGCGAAGCCGCGACCGTGGACCGGCTGCGGCAGTACCTGCGTGATCAGCTGTCCACGCAACTCAGCCAGCGCATCAGGGACGACGAGAGCGCCGGCCGAGCGCCGATGGGCACCGTGCAGCGTCGGCAGATGGCCCAGGTGATCCTGCAAGACGCGGCCGAGGCTCATGCGCAGGCCGAGATGCGGCTTGCCCACGATCTGGTGCGGCCGGAAGTTGAGCAGCGTGTGATTGCGGCGGTGCTTGACGAGGTCTTCGGGCTGGCCGGTCTGGAACCGCTGCTGGCCGACACCGAGATCGAGAACATCAACATCAACGGCTACGACCGCGTCTTCGTTCGATATGCCGACGGCCGCCGCGCCCGCTTGGCGCCGGTGGTGGGCTCGGACACCGAACTCGTCGAGCTCATCCGCGACCTGGCCACCCGGTCCGGTGCGGAGGAACGCCGTTTCGACCGTGGATCGCCGATCGTCAACTTCCAGTTGCCTGGCGGTGAGCGGGTGTCGGCGGTCATGGCCGTGACCGCACGGCCCTGTGTCTCGATCCGGCGGCACCGCTTCACCAAGGTCACCCTGGCGGAGCTCCGGGAGAACGGCACCATCGACCTGGCGTTGGAATCCTTCCTGACCGCGATGGTGCGCGCCCGGCGCAACGTGCTGATCACCGGTGGGACCGCGATCGGCAAGACCACCATGCTGCGCGGGCTGGCCTCGGCCATCCCGCCCTGGGAGCGGTTGTTCACCATCGAGGATGTCTTCGAACTCGGCCTCGGCGAAGACTCCGACGCGCACCCGGATGTGGTGGCGATGCAGGCCCGGGAACCCAACCTGGAAGGCGTCGGTGAGGTCTCGCTGTCCGAGTTGGTGTGGCAGTCCCTGCGCCAGAGCCCGGACCGGGTGATCGTGGGCGAGGTCCGCGGTCCCGAGGTCATCCCGCTGACCAACG
The sequence above is drawn from the Amycolatopsis aidingensis genome and encodes:
- a CDS encoding SAF domain-containing protein, encoding MTTTADSTSTGTTTDRTSPNAWAGRDGKAPSRLSGGGRRRSVPYLLLGVLLVVACSAGGVFAGMQLGDRESVLALARPVAVGHMLTAQDLKEVSMASDSEMDVMPVSSASAVVGKPVAFSLPAGSLLTRSVLGTPQIPARGKAIAAVGLKSGQFPPDLLPGTTVAVLTTPGQGTTTGTSTGETSSWIAVVTGIATRETEQTTVVSLQLSESDARALASAPAGQLSLVTIAGGGR
- a CDS encoding DUF397 domain-containing protein encodes the protein MTSNNTSTTRRSSVVGAWFKSTFSNPDGNQCVEVFFDTDLIHIRDSKDCGAGPILTIAARHWATFLDEVAGDAPAGTSTVIQITIDADGGASLRALRTPNKTLSYTPGEWSAFVAGVCNGEFDLPGAEALAA
- a CDS encoding ParA family protein; this encodes MLIAVCSLKGSPGVTTLATALGARWPGQENPIVVEADPAGGDLMARFRLPESPGLVSLAAAARGRGGTDPNLLAQHTQLLPGGLRVVLGPVGAEQARAALSVLAVGASSPLRWAADQLGTAVIVDCGRADPGSPTFPIIRSADAMLLVARPHDDELAHVALKLRAAQQWSRKPCLVLVGDGYPTAEVSQVLGIPVMGRIPRDDKGAAVLCGQGNGRHGPARSTLGRAAAKIALNAYAHWHATNNPGGTRGPYLRQAVPSEPVSGAALQPLGPQTRNGATP
- a CDS encoding CpaF family protein; this encodes MSRPGLGGVRWTTTPNGARPQPPSANLPGPAEVPNRPAGEAATVDRLRQYLRDQLSTQLSQRIRDDESAGRAPMGTVQRRQMAQVILQDAAEAHAQAEMRLAHDLVRPEVEQRVIAAVLDEVFGLAGLEPLLADTEIENININGYDRVFVRYADGRRARLAPVVGSDTELVELIRDLATRSGAEERRFDRGSPIVNFQLPGGERVSAVMAVTARPCVSIRRHRFTKVTLAELRENGTIDLALESFLTAMVRARRNVLITGGTAIGKTTMLRGLASAIPPWERLFTIEDVFELGLGEDSDAHPDVVAMQAREPNLEGVGEVSLSELVWQSLRQSPDRVIVGEVRGPEVIPLTNAMSMGNDGSMGTLHSSTSQGAFTKLAAYAVQGPERLPMEATNLLVAAGLHFVVHLDKPRGENSKRVVSSIREVVGADDRQIISNEVWRPGPDLRAVPGAPLRADTLDLLVGTGFDPDLAERREGWWQP
- a CDS encoding prepilin peptidase, which translates into the protein MNAAGIAGWGLVGLVVGGGLRVIVERGSLLPEGTGRLAPPALPELITAALFATLAWRTGTEPHLFAYSWLAAASVPLAVIDWTSRQLPTKLLWPAGVILAALFGAAAIVSRDAYPLIRSAAGMLVLLAFYGAIYFLRPGQMGGGDLRLGGLLGIALGWAGWTAVLVGTLLGWLTAAIALLALRAARRLEPGSDVPLGPFLLAGALAVVLIQPGP
- a CDS encoding sigma-70 family RNA polymerase sigma factor, which codes for MTAPPRCRAHPAGGPEPRGPEDAALITAVRRGRASAYGQLYERHVATAYHLAHQLTRSPADADDVVAEAFAKVWDALRAGKGPHSAFRAYLLTTLRHTTYDKTRKNRRIDLAEDMTELGRLAAGALTVPFSDPTVANLERTLAAKAFARLPERWQAVLWHTEVKQQSPAEVAPLLGLTANGVSALGYRAREGLRQAYLQVHLADTAPARCRATADRLGAWTRGGLAKRERAQVKAHLDHCARCRTRAADLDNVNATFRHAGRRPT
- a CDS encoding helix-turn-helix domain-containing protein, encoding MAQQQLPPAVMKIVLGNELARQRVDAGLTQDDAAEILRCTQQKIAHVESGSGIRPKELDALLERYGTSEAEQAYVRDLQAEGNRRTKRGAFSTRFRQHMRLLVDMEPSCQRFFSYQALVVPGLLQTEQYMRTLFRAWRPSPSRDQIDRDTTDRLARQRVLDNTDQQFWFIIDEAALRRITGSAEIVKEQVLWLVEALDRPNVELQIVPFSTGYYMGQGHDYTIFGYDTKPPVSIVYLEQHDGGTYVDDTKRTTRYLTLWEQQKAAASGPEQTRRFLLDLAGTL